From a region of the Gossypium raimondii isolate GPD5lz chromosome 10, ASM2569854v1, whole genome shotgun sequence genome:
- the LOC105775133 gene encoding probable disease resistance protein At5g43740 — protein sequence MEFALNKIDKHWDNNRSLNQHMNDLKRKVMELNGVKEDIDSRMKVELQPRKKLKREVQIWLENVERINGEVQNLNERIGESSTLTRGFHADDVLKRIREVEELIQFCRQQDYQVKGTKVCMEEIWKCLMDDEVGKIGVWGMGGVGKTSIMKLINNQLLQEREKFDIVIWITAPKEMSIAKLQKAIASQIKVTFCGDECETRRARMLFETLSWKSRFVVIFDDIWEAVSLEKLGIPEPSTGIKLVLKTKKRKLKKWGR from the exons CCTGAAAAGGAAAGTAATGGAATTGAATGGTGTGAAGGAAGATATAGATTCTAGAATGAAAGTAGAGCTGCAGCCAAGAAAGAAACTCAAAAGGGAGGTCCAGATATGGTTAGAAAACGTTGAAAGAATCAATGGCGAAGTTCAAAACCTTAATGAACGAATCGGTGAAAGTAGTACTCTTACACGTGGATTTCATGCAGATGATGTGTTAAAGAGGATAAGAGAAGTTGAGGAACTTATTCA GTTTTGTCGACAACAAGATTATCAGGTGAAAGGTACAAAGGTCTGTATGGAAGAGATTTGGAAGTGCTTGATGGATGATGAGGTTGGAAAGATTGGAGTTTGGGGGATGGGTGGTGTGGGGAAAACAAGCATCATGAAACTTATAAACAATCAACTCTTACAAGAGAGGGAGAAGTTCGATATTGTGATTTGGATCACTGCACCCAAGGAGATGAGTATTGCTAAGCTACAGAAGGCCATTGCAAGTCAAATTAAAGTAACTTTTTGTGGTGACGAATGTGAAACAAGAAGGGCACGGATGCTGTTTGAAACATTGTCTTGGAAGAGTAGATTTGTGGTGATCTTTGATGATATATGGGAAGCGGTTTCCCTTGAGAAGCTAGGAATTCCTGAGCCATCTACTGGGATTAAATTAGtgttgaaaactaaaaaaagaaaactaaaaaaatggggGAGATGA